A stretch of Henckelia pumila isolate YLH828 chromosome 4, ASM3356847v2, whole genome shotgun sequence DNA encodes these proteins:
- the LOC140863493 gene encoding protein BPS1, chloroplastic-like gives MSRAQEPHRPFLPFGNPFRMILPKGTHLSPKLLALLNTFEETLAARLKKLQPADKEDVLRLSWMVSAMVALCEIHTDVKTLITELELPVSDWEDKWIDVYLANSVKLLDLCISFSSEVARLKQGHLYLQCVLHNLSSSSSNQFVRARSSLDGWSKHIASKNPRLDNCFAVMDSLVQMLDEPKIKNSSKGKVLMRAMYGVKVVTLFICSIFAAAFSGSPKKLLDLPVPGSYLWAGEFMAIQTFVNTEIRSIHSSSRLTILKELETVDTRANKLYPIVQEDGVELVETGVLKELTLDLKNSVEIFSQGLDHLAKEVDRFFQIVLTGRDALISNLRIGGDPFDQVQGGNIKKDQMVR, from the coding sequence ATGAGCCGTGCACAGGAACCACACAGGCCTTTCCTCCCATTTGGAAATCCCTTCCGAATGATTTTACCAAAAGGCACTCACCTTTCCCCAAAGCTCCTCGCTTTGTTGAATACTTTTGAGGAGACATTGGCAGCAAGGCTTAAAAAGCTTCAGCCAGCTGACAAGGAAGATGTCCTCCGTCTATCATGGATGGTTTCTGCAATGGTAGCCTTGTGTGAAATTCATACCGACGTAAAAACTCTTATTACAGAACTTGAGCTTCCCGTCTCTGATTGGGAGGATAAGTGGATTGACGTTTACTTGGCCAATAGTGTGAAATTACTAGATCTATGCATTTCTTTCAGCTCCGAAGTTGCTCGACTGAAACAAGGCCACCTTTATCTCCAGTGCGTTTTGCATAATTTGAGCAGCTCTTCATCTAATCAGTTTGTTCGGGCTCGCTCTTCGCTCGACGGATGGAGCAAGCATATTGCTTCTAAGAATCCAAGACTCGATAACTGCTTTGCCGTTATGGACAGTCTGGTCCAAATGCTAGATGAACCAAAGATTAAAAACTCTTCTAAGGGAAAGGTTTTAATGCGAGCTATGTATGGAGTGAAGGTTGTGACCCTCTTCATTTGCAGCATTTTTGCTGCTGCGTTCTCCGGTTCTCCTAAAAAGTTGTTAGACCTTCCTGTTCCCGGGTCTTACTTGTGGGCAGGTGAATTTATGGCGATTCAGACATTCGTTAATACTGAAATAAGAAGCATACATTCCAGCAGTCGTTTAACCATATTGAAAGAACTTGAAACGGTTGATACGAGAGCAAATAAGTTGTATCCTATTGTGCAAGAAGATGGGGTAGAACTTGTTGAAACCGGAGTATTGAAAGAGTTGACCTTGGATTTGAAAAATTCGGTAGAAATTTTCTCACAAGGACTTGATCACCTTGCAAAGGAGGTGGACAGGTTCTTCCAGATCGTTTTAACAGGACGCGATGCTTTGATTTCTAACCTCAGGATTGGTGGCGACCCCTTTGACCAAGTGCAGGGTGGCAACATCAAAAAAGACCAGATGGTAAGGTAA
- the LOC140863926 gene encoding mechanosensitive ion channel protein 1, mitochondrial isoform X1, with translation MAAVRISWLRSLCSSAKANCGFEIEPCVAYTSRSYHTRECGHVQNLESNSSRILCSNSAIYARCSRGGYFDACYTNKLLGNSVFRGSFVFVGISPFVSNRLFSSSSEGKSSITRGSNVIADSGASGSSVTDGGVGQDGWIDKANDIWQSAVGAVKYSGGKAKEMSDEAAPHVQKFFDTYPYLRDVIVPVGGTLVGTLLAWSLLPSILRRFHRYSVQNPVALLARNSLWGSVPYEKSFWSAMEDPVRYFITFVAFLQIGEMVAPTVIASEYFVPAWRGAFVVSLVWFLQRWKTNVIARALAAKSMEHVDRDKLLTLDKISSVGLLVVGLMALAEACGVAVQSVITVGGVGGVATAFAARDILGNVLSGLSVQMSRPFSIGDTIKAGSVEGQVVDMGLTTTSLLTAEKFPVIVPNSLFSSQVIVNKSRAKWRTMSTKIPLQIDDIDKISQISEDIKSMLRSNSNVFLEKEAPYCFLSCIERSYAVLTFGCNLKTVGNEAEQDILLQAVRIIQRHGAALGRTQENTLH, from the exons ATGGCCGCGGTGAGAATTTCTTGGCTGAGATCTTTATGTTCTTCTGCAAAAGCTAATTGTGGATTTGAAATTGAACCGTGTGTTGCATATACAAGTAGAAGTTATCACACTAGGGAATGTGGGCATGTGCAGAATCTTGAGAGCAATAGTTCAAGAATATTGTGTTCGAACTCTGCTATTTATGCTCGTTGCTCGAGAGGGGGTTACTTTGATGCATGTTATACGAACAAGCTATTGGGGAATTCGGTTTTTCGAGGTAGTTTTGTATTTGTAGGGATCAGCCCTTTCGTTAGTAATAGGCTGTTTTCCTCATCTAGCGAGGGTAAAAGTAGCATTACTCGTGGCTCAAATGTTATTGCTGATTCTGGTGCGAGTGGGAGTAGTGTGACTGATGGTGGTGTTGGACAGGACGGTTGGATTGATAAAGCAAATGACATCTGGCAATCGGCTGTTGGCGCTGTGAAATACAGTGGGGGTAAGGCAAAAGAAATGTCAGATGAAGCTGCTCCTCATGTTCAAAAGTTTTTTGATACCTATCCTTATCTTAGAGATGTTATTGTACCAGTAGGGGGAACTTTGGTCGGAACTTTACTGGCATGGTCTTTGTTGCCGAGTATCTTGAGGCGGTTTCACAGATACTCTGTGCAAAATCCGGTTGCTTTGTTGGCTAGGAACTCGCTGTGGGGTTCTGTCCCTTATGAGAAAAGCTTTTGGAGTGCAATGGAGGACCCAGTTCGATATTTTATTACGTTCGTGGCATTTCTGCAAAT TGGCGAAATGGTAGCTCCAACAGTTATTGCCTCAGAATACTTCGTGCCTGCTTGGAGGGGTGCTTTTGTTGTTTCACTTGTCTGGTTCCTGCAGCGGTGGAAAACAAATGTTATTGCTCGAGCTTTGGCGGCTAAGAGCATGGAACATGTCGATAGGGATAAGTTGTTAACTTTGGACAAAATCTCATCTGTTGGACTCCTTGTTGTTGGGTTGATGGCTTTAGCAGAGGCATGTGGAGTGGCTGTGCAGTCTGTTATTACTGTAGGAGGCGTGGGAG GAGTGGCAACTGCCTTTGCTGCAAGGGACATACTTGGGAATGTTCTCAGCGGTCTTTCAGTGCAGATGTCACGACCATTTTCGATTGGAGACACCATCAAA GCTGGATCTGTGGAAGGTCAAGTGGTGGATATGGGTCTTACTACTACATCTTTGCTGACTGCAGAAAAGTTTCCAGTTATTGTACCGAATTCTCTGTTTTCCAGTCAG GTAATTGTGAATAAATCACGGGCTAAATGGCGAACCATGTCCACAAAGATTCCGTTACAAATTGATGACATAGACAAAATTTCCCAGATATCAGAGGATATAAAAAGCATGCTTCGTTCAAATTCAAATGTGTTCTTGGAGAAGGAGGCACCATATTGTTTCTTGTCTTGTATTGAGAGATCATATGCCGTTTTGACCTTTGGATGCAATCTCAAAACTGTG GGCAATGAGGCGGAGCAGGATATTCTTTTGCAGGCTGTCCGAATCATCCAACGACATGGTGCTGCATTAGGCAGAACTCAGGAAAACACTCTGCATTGA
- the LOC140863926 gene encoding mechanosensitive ion channel protein 1, mitochondrial isoform X3, with protein sequence MAAVRISWLRSLCSSAKANCGFEIEPCVAYTSRSYHTRECGHVQNLESNSSRILCSNSAIYARCSRGGYFDACYTNKLLGNSVFRGSFVFVGISPFVSNRLFSSSSEGKSSITRGSNVIADSGASGSSVTDGGVGQDGWIDKANDIWQSAVGAVKYSGGGTLVGTLLAWSLLPSILRRFHRYSVQNPVALLARNSLWGSVPYEKSFWSAMEDPVRYFITFVAFLQIGEMVAPTVIASEYFVPAWRGAFVVSLVWFLQRWKTNVIARALAAKSMEHVDRDKLLTLDKISSVGLLVVGLMALAEACGVAVQSVITVGGVGGVATAFAARDILGNVLSGLSVQMSRPFSIGDTIKAGSVEGQVVDMGLTTTSLLTAEKFPVIVPNSLFSSQVIVNKSRAKWRTMSTKIPLQIDDIDKISQISEDIKSMLRSNSNVFLEKEAPYCFLSCIERSYAVLTFGCNLKTVGNEAEQDILLQAVRIIQRHGAALGRTQENTLH encoded by the exons ATGGCCGCGGTGAGAATTTCTTGGCTGAGATCTTTATGTTCTTCTGCAAAAGCTAATTGTGGATTTGAAATTGAACCGTGTGTTGCATATACAAGTAGAAGTTATCACACTAGGGAATGTGGGCATGTGCAGAATCTTGAGAGCAATAGTTCAAGAATATTGTGTTCGAACTCTGCTATTTATGCTCGTTGCTCGAGAGGGGGTTACTTTGATGCATGTTATACGAACAAGCTATTGGGGAATTCGGTTTTTCGAGGTAGTTTTGTATTTGTAGGGATCAGCCCTTTCGTTAGTAATAGGCTGTTTTCCTCATCTAGCGAGGGTAAAAGTAGCATTACTCGTGGCTCAAATGTTATTGCTGATTCTGGTGCGAGTGGGAGTAGTGTGACTGATGGTGGTGTTGGACAGGACGGTTGGATTGATAAAGCAAATGACATCTGGCAATCGGCTGTTGGCGCTGTGAAATACAGTGGGG GGGGAACTTTGGTCGGAACTTTACTGGCATGGTCTTTGTTGCCGAGTATCTTGAGGCGGTTTCACAGATACTCTGTGCAAAATCCGGTTGCTTTGTTGGCTAGGAACTCGCTGTGGGGTTCTGTCCCTTATGAGAAAAGCTTTTGGAGTGCAATGGAGGACCCAGTTCGATATTTTATTACGTTCGTGGCATTTCTGCAAAT TGGCGAAATGGTAGCTCCAACAGTTATTGCCTCAGAATACTTCGTGCCTGCTTGGAGGGGTGCTTTTGTTGTTTCACTTGTCTGGTTCCTGCAGCGGTGGAAAACAAATGTTATTGCTCGAGCTTTGGCGGCTAAGAGCATGGAACATGTCGATAGGGATAAGTTGTTAACTTTGGACAAAATCTCATCTGTTGGACTCCTTGTTGTTGGGTTGATGGCTTTAGCAGAGGCATGTGGAGTGGCTGTGCAGTCTGTTATTACTGTAGGAGGCGTGGGAG GAGTGGCAACTGCCTTTGCTGCAAGGGACATACTTGGGAATGTTCTCAGCGGTCTTTCAGTGCAGATGTCACGACCATTTTCGATTGGAGACACCATCAAA GCTGGATCTGTGGAAGGTCAAGTGGTGGATATGGGTCTTACTACTACATCTTTGCTGACTGCAGAAAAGTTTCCAGTTATTGTACCGAATTCTCTGTTTTCCAGTCAG GTAATTGTGAATAAATCACGGGCTAAATGGCGAACCATGTCCACAAAGATTCCGTTACAAATTGATGACATAGACAAAATTTCCCAGATATCAGAGGATATAAAAAGCATGCTTCGTTCAAATTCAAATGTGTTCTTGGAGAAGGAGGCACCATATTGTTTCTTGTCTTGTATTGAGAGATCATATGCCGTTTTGACCTTTGGATGCAATCTCAAAACTGTG GGCAATGAGGCGGAGCAGGATATTCTTTTGCAGGCTGTCCGAATCATCCAACGACATGGTGCTGCATTAGGCAGAACTCAGGAAAACACTCTGCATTGA
- the LOC140867356 gene encoding uncharacterized protein yields the protein MATFLSFKPAFIPSSPNLQSNHLILSPDYCQKVYKFRCCAKNTTNQDSEPENVLLKIAWYGSEFLGIAASFLRSPTRTEDTGGGVSELSVDGFGKIDRAEVVAAIKEDFQRSYFVTGNLALDAYEEDCEFADPAGSFRGLSRFKRNCTNFGYLLEKSNMKLMKWEDFEEKGIGHWRFICVMSFPWKPILSATGYTEYYFDDKSGKICRHVEHWNVPKMTLLKQILKPSRGLSSDKSSK from the exons ATGGCCACCTTTCTTTCTTTCAAGCCCGCATTTATCCCTTCCTCTCCAAATCTCCAATCTAACCATCTGATTTTGAGTCCTGATTATTGCCAAAAAGTGTACAAATTCCGATGCTGTGCAAAAAATACAACTAATCAAGATTCTGAACCTGAAAATGTGTTGCTCAAAATCGCCTGGTATGGCTCAGAATTTCTTGGTATAGCTGCTTCTTTCCTCCGTTCTCCGACGAGAACCGAGGATACGGGAGGAGGTGTCTCGGAGCTTTCTGTTGATGGGTTTGGAAAGATTGATCGGGCTGAGGTTGTGGCAGCCATCAAAGAAGACTTTCAAAGATCATACTTTGTCACTG GAAATCTGGCACTTGATGCTTATGAAGAGGATTGTGAATTTGCTGATCCAGCCGGTTCCTTTCGAGGGTTAAGTCGATTCAAAAGAAACTGCACCAATTTTGGTTATCTACTCGAAAAGTCAAATATGAAACTCATGAAATGGGAGGATTTTGAG GAGAAAGGAATCGGGCACTGGCGGTTTATATGTGTCATGTCATTTCCATGGAAGCCAATTCTTTCAG CTACTGGTTATACAGAGTATTACTTCGATGACAAATCTGGAAAGATATGCAG GCATGTGGAACATTGGAATGTACCCAAAATGACTCTTTTGAAGCAAATTTTAAAGCCTAGCCGGGGATTATCTAGTGATAAATCTAGCAAGTAG
- the LOC140863481 gene encoding sphingoid long-chain bases kinase 2, mitochondrial, whose protein sequence is MILVSVPMAKASFISSEQPLAPDLAADRAVLRTGVASRRREIVFVVNPRGANGRTGKEWKRLLPYLRSRLGSECNICESLTAGPCHAIDITREAIREGADAIIAVGGDGTLHEVVNGFFWGGKPVSNNDSTAVHTTALGLIPLGTGSDFARTLGWKNDPYDSIDRIVKGMRSHIDVGFISGESGEPHYFINVADAHLSAKAGYYASRYKKFGNLCYVIGALQGFFSHHNQDLRIKVDDGDWEVYSQVTALCIGNAKYFGGGMKISPNADPCSGNFEVVILQDFKWYDFVLKLHKLYNGTHLSVKNVSSRRACSIEVQEIAPSGNIFVQSDGEYLGFLPRKFNILPGAIQMIR, encoded by the exons ATGATCTTGGTAAGCGTGCCAATGGCTAAAGCCTCCTTTATCAGCTCAGAGCAGCCCCTGGCTCCGGATCTTGCCGCCGACCGTGCAGTCCTCCGCACCGGCGTAGCTTCTCGCCGCCGCGAGATCGTCTTCGTTGTCAATCCTCGAG GAGCTAATGGAAGGACGGGTAAGGAGTGGAAAAGGCTGTTGCCTTACCTGCGGTCTCGCCTTGGTTCTGAATGCAAT ATATGTGAATCTTTGACTGCTGGTCCATGTCATGCGATAGACATCACAAGGGAG GCTATACGCGAGGGTGCTGATGCGATAATTGCTGTTGGAGGCGATGGAACTCTTCACGag GTTGTAAATGGCTTTTTCTGGGGAGGTAAACCTGTTTCTAATAATGATTCGACTGCGGTCCACACCACTGCTCTTGGT CTTATCCCCTTGGGAACTGGTTCTGATTTTGCAAGAACATTGGGATG GAAAAATGATCCTTATGATTCCATCGACCGAATTGTTAAAG GGATGAGATCTCACATTGATGTTGGATTCATTAGTGGAGAAAGTGGCGAACCACATTATTTCATAAATGTCGCCGATGCTCATTT GAGTGCCAAGGCTGGTTATTATGCATCAAGATACAAAAAGTTCGGAAATCTCTGTTACGTTATTGGAGCTTTGCAAGGTTTTTTCAGTCATCATAACCAAGACCTTAGAATTAAG GTCGATGATGGTGATTGGGAAGTATACTCCCAAGTAACCGCTCTTTGCATTGGAAATGCCAAATATTTTGGTGGTGGAATGAAGATTTCCCCAAATGCCGACCCCTGTAGCGGGAATTTTGAG GTGGTCATTCTTCAGGACTTCAAGTGGTATGACTTTGTTCTCAAACTGCATAAGCTATACAATGGTACACACTTATCAGTGAAAAATGTATCTTCAAGAAG agCATGTTCAATTGAAGTCCAAGAAATTGCACCAAGTGGCAACATTTTTGTCCAGTCAGATGGGGAATATTTAGGCTTCCTTCCAAGGAAATTTAACATTTTGCCTGGCGCTATTCAAATGATCCGCTAG
- the LOC140867610 gene encoding probable serine/threonine-protein kinase At1g01540 — translation MSVYNTSFVDSQLSKRTSIFGLHLGVVIGIVVGAVIVLILFLLSLCITASRRRSGGKVKTRRLVNLSGGGETTPVVSKEIQEIVHDSAADHRPVVPQAEIQIDMGKIEHRVVFSDKGASSGESRATSGADTGSFGGSGSLPEVSHLGWGRWYTLRELEAASNGLSDGNVIGEGGYGIVYYGVLPDNTRVAIKNLLNNRGQAEKEFKVEVEAIGRVRHKNLVRLLGYCVEGAYRMLVYEYVENGNLDQWLHGDVGDVSPLTWEIRMGIIIGTAKGLAYLHEGLEPKVVHRDIKTSNILLDRQWNAKLSDFGLAKLLNSERSYVTTRVMGTFGYVAPEYACTGMLNEKSDIYSFGILIMEIITGRSPVDYSRPPGEVNLVDWLKMMVSDRKSEEVIDPKLPEKPASKLLKRVILVALRCVDPDAQKRPKMGHVIHMLESEDLMTRDERRIGRASSGSLRENSRHEPDLVDKQSSEGISDACQGDSSRCQNLPSRWR, via the exons ATGTCTGTGTACAACACGTCGTTTGTGGACAGTCAGCTGTCCAAGAGAACCTCGATCTTTGGCCTGCATCTGGGTGTCGTGATTGGGATAGTCGTCGGAGCTGTGATTGTGCTTATCCTCTTCCTGTTATCCCTCTGTATCACTGCCTCCCGCCGCCGCAGCGGCGGGAAAGTCAAAACTCGCCGCCTAGTAAACCTGTCCGGCGGCGGAGAGACTACTCCGGTGGTCTCCAAGGAAATCCAGGAGATTGTTCATGACTCCGCCGCTGATCACCGGCCAGTTGTACCTCAG GCTGAGATACAGATTGATATGGGGAAAATTGAGCACAGAGTGGTGTTTTCTGATAAGGGGGCATCGAGTGGTGAGAGTAGAGCTACCAGTGGAGCTGACACTGGTTCATTTGGGGGCAGCGGGTCGTTGCCGGAGGTGTCACATTTGGGTTGGGGAAGGTGGTATACTTTGAGAGAGCTCGAGGCCGCCTCGAATGGATTATCCGACGGAAATGTGATCGGTGAAGGTGGATATGGGATAGTGTATTACGGTGTTCTGCCTGATAATACTCGGGTTGCCATCAAGAACTTATTGAACAATCG GGGTCAAGCTGAGAAAGAGTTCAAGGTAGAAGTGGAAGCAATTGGACGTGTCCGGCATAAGAATCTCGTAAGACTGCTGGGGTACTGTGTCGAAGGGGCTTACAG GATGCTTGTTTATGAATATGTGGAAAATGGAAATTTAGACCAGTGGCTTCATGGAGATGTTGGGGATGTTAGCCCTTTGACATGGGAAATTCGGATGGGAATAATCATAGGGACGGCAAAAGG CTTGGCCTATCTCCACGAGGGTCTAGAACCGAAGGTAGTTCACCGTGACATCAAGACCAGCAACATACTGCTTGACCGTCAGTGGAATGCGAAGTTGTCAGATTTTGGGCTTGCTAAGCTTTTGAATTCGGAGAGGAGTTACGTGACGACTAGAGTTATGGGAACGTTTGG TTATGTTGCACCAGAATATGCTTGCACCGGTATGCTGAATGAAAAAAGCGACATATATAGCTTTGGAATACTGATTATGGAGATAATAACTGGTAGATCTCCGGTTGATTATAGTAGGCCACCGGGAGAG GTTAATCTTGTTGATTGGCTGAAAATGATGGTGAGTGACAGGAAATCCGAGGAAGTAATAGATCCTAAGTTGCCTGAGAAGCCTGCTTCAAAATTGCTGAAACGCGTGATCTTGGTCGCCCTTCGATGTGTTGATCCCGACGCTCAGAAAAGGCCTAAAATGGGTCATGTGATACATATGCTCGAATCAGAAGACTTAATGACTCGGGAT GAACGACGAATTGGCCGCGCATCCTCCGGTTCCCTCAGAGAAAATAGTCGTCACGAGCCCGATTTGGTCGATAAACAAAGCAGTGAAGGTATATCTGATGCTTGTCAAGGGGATAGCAGTAGGTGCCAGAATTTACCTAGTAGGTGGAGATAG
- the LOC140863926 gene encoding mechanosensitive ion channel protein 1, mitochondrial isoform X2, with translation MAAVRISWLRSLCSSAKANCGFEIEPCVAYTSRSYHTRECGHVQNLESNSSRILCSNSAIYARCSRGGYFDACYTNKLLGNSVFRGSFVFVGISPFVSNRLFSSSSEGKSSITRGSNVIADSGASGSSVTDGGVGQDGWIDKANDIWQSAVGAVKYSGVGGTLVGTLLAWSLLPSILRRFHRYSVQNPVALLARNSLWGSVPYEKSFWSAMEDPVRYFITFVAFLQIGEMVAPTVIASEYFVPAWRGAFVVSLVWFLQRWKTNVIARALAAKSMEHVDRDKLLTLDKISSVGLLVVGLMALAEACGVAVQSVITVGGVGGVATAFAARDILGNVLSGLSVQMSRPFSIGDTIKAGSVEGQVVDMGLTTTSLLTAEKFPVIVPNSLFSSQVIVNKSRAKWRTMSTKIPLQIDDIDKISQISEDIKSMLRSNSNVFLEKEAPYCFLSCIERSYAVLTFGCNLKTVGNEAEQDILLQAVRIIQRHGAALGRTQENTLH, from the exons ATGGCCGCGGTGAGAATTTCTTGGCTGAGATCTTTATGTTCTTCTGCAAAAGCTAATTGTGGATTTGAAATTGAACCGTGTGTTGCATATACAAGTAGAAGTTATCACACTAGGGAATGTGGGCATGTGCAGAATCTTGAGAGCAATAGTTCAAGAATATTGTGTTCGAACTCTGCTATTTATGCTCGTTGCTCGAGAGGGGGTTACTTTGATGCATGTTATACGAACAAGCTATTGGGGAATTCGGTTTTTCGAGGTAGTTTTGTATTTGTAGGGATCAGCCCTTTCGTTAGTAATAGGCTGTTTTCCTCATCTAGCGAGGGTAAAAGTAGCATTACTCGTGGCTCAAATGTTATTGCTGATTCTGGTGCGAGTGGGAGTAGTGTGACTGATGGTGGTGTTGGACAGGACGGTTGGATTGATAAAGCAAATGACATCTGGCAATCGGCTGTTGGCGCTGTGAAATACAGTGGGG TAGGGGGAACTTTGGTCGGAACTTTACTGGCATGGTCTTTGTTGCCGAGTATCTTGAGGCGGTTTCACAGATACTCTGTGCAAAATCCGGTTGCTTTGTTGGCTAGGAACTCGCTGTGGGGTTCTGTCCCTTATGAGAAAAGCTTTTGGAGTGCAATGGAGGACCCAGTTCGATATTTTATTACGTTCGTGGCATTTCTGCAAAT TGGCGAAATGGTAGCTCCAACAGTTATTGCCTCAGAATACTTCGTGCCTGCTTGGAGGGGTGCTTTTGTTGTTTCACTTGTCTGGTTCCTGCAGCGGTGGAAAACAAATGTTATTGCTCGAGCTTTGGCGGCTAAGAGCATGGAACATGTCGATAGGGATAAGTTGTTAACTTTGGACAAAATCTCATCTGTTGGACTCCTTGTTGTTGGGTTGATGGCTTTAGCAGAGGCATGTGGAGTGGCTGTGCAGTCTGTTATTACTGTAGGAGGCGTGGGAG GAGTGGCAACTGCCTTTGCTGCAAGGGACATACTTGGGAATGTTCTCAGCGGTCTTTCAGTGCAGATGTCACGACCATTTTCGATTGGAGACACCATCAAA GCTGGATCTGTGGAAGGTCAAGTGGTGGATATGGGTCTTACTACTACATCTTTGCTGACTGCAGAAAAGTTTCCAGTTATTGTACCGAATTCTCTGTTTTCCAGTCAG GTAATTGTGAATAAATCACGGGCTAAATGGCGAACCATGTCCACAAAGATTCCGTTACAAATTGATGACATAGACAAAATTTCCCAGATATCAGAGGATATAAAAAGCATGCTTCGTTCAAATTCAAATGTGTTCTTGGAGAAGGAGGCACCATATTGTTTCTTGTCTTGTATTGAGAGATCATATGCCGTTTTGACCTTTGGATGCAATCTCAAAACTGTG GGCAATGAGGCGGAGCAGGATATTCTTTTGCAGGCTGTCCGAATCATCCAACGACATGGTGCTGCATTAGGCAGAACTCAGGAAAACACTCTGCATTGA
- the LOC140860497 gene encoding uncharacterized protein has product MVSLMLANFMVFSFFLFIFRASNLMPFCYNDNEASNMIRMVLDSQKISDNSHAKNHTKVAPHENPNYSTHVQERTQLKHIVFGIGASSKLWDRRKEYIKIWWRPEEMRGFAWLDQPVDEEDYDRRSLPEVKISGDTSEFPYKHASGARSGLRISRIVSEIVRLGLDDVRWIVMGDDDTFFVADNLVRVLSKYDHTKFYYIGSTTESHTQNLHFSYHMAYGGGGFAISYPLAKELEKMQDRCIHRYPTMYGSDDRMHACMSELGVPLTKEVGFHQMDIFGNPMGLLSAHPVAPLVSLHHLDVMNPIFPNVDQAHALKRLTMPMRLDSAALMQQSICYDKARNWTISNSWGYTAHIYRGLIRAIDMEMPTRTFLDWYRGGDGRGLIFNTRHPGRNSCERPSVFVLSNAVFNSATNRTASEYVVSNSETKCGWKMDYDPSTLYRVEVHKKPDPNLWDKPPRRNCCTVLSTKKEGTVAIDVHECAEGETIEI; this is encoded by the exons ATGGTATCTTTGATGCTAGCCAACTTCATGGTCTTCTCCTTTTTCTTGTTCATCTTCCGAGCTTCAAATTTGATGCCCTTTTGCTACAACGACAACGAGGCTTCGAATATGATCAGAATGGTATTAGATTCTCAAAAAATTTCTGATAATTCCCATGCAAAAAACCATACAAAAGTTGCACCTCATGAAAACCCTAATTATAGCACTCATGTTCAAGAGAGAACACAACTCAAACACATCGTTTTCGGCATCGGAGCATCTTCCAAACTATGGGACAGGAGGAAAGAGTACATCAAGATATGGTGGAGGCCGGAGGAGATGCGAGGCTTCGCGTGGCTGGATCAGCCTGTGGACGAAGAAGACTACGACCGCCGGTCCCTTCCTGAAGTGAAAATATCCGGGGATACGTCGGAATTCCCGTACAAGCACGCGAGTGGTGCCCGTTCCGGCCTAAGGATATCGCGTATAGTCTCGGAGATCGTCCGGCTGGGGCTGGACGACGTGAGATGGATCGTGATGGGAGACGACGACACGTTCTTTGTTGCGGACAATCTTGTTAGGGTTTTGTCGAAATATGATCACACAAAGTTTTATTATATCGGTAGTACGACGGAAAGCCATACGCAAAACTTGCACTTTTCATATCACATGGCTTATGGAGGGGGAGGGTTTGCCATAAGTTACCCTTTGGCTAAAGAACTCGAGAAAATGCAAGACAGATGCATACACAGATACCCCACCATGTACGGCTCAGATGATCGGATGCATGCTTGCATGTCTGAACTTGGGGTTCCTCTCACCAAGGAAGTTGGATTTCACCAg ATGGACATCTTTGGCAACCCAATGGGACTATTATCTGCGCACCCAGTAGCACCATTAGTCTCACTACACCACCTCGATGTAATGAACCCGATATTCCCGAACGTGGACCAGGCGCACGCCCTTAAACGCCTTACGATGCCGATGAGACTGGACTCAGCTGCACTCATGCAGCAGTCCATATGCTACGACAAAGCCCGAAACTGGACGATTTCAAACTCATGGGGCTACACTGCCCACATCTATCGGGGCCTTATTCGGGCCATCGACATGGAAATGCCCACAAGAACCTTTCTGGACTGGTACAGAGGAGGTGATGGGCGCGGTTTGATATTCAACACTAGACATCCTGGAAGGAATTCTTGTGAAAGGCCATCTGTTTTCGTGCTATCGAATGCTGTGTTCAACAGTGCAACGAACCGGACGGCCAGCGAATACGTCGTGTCGAATTCAGAGACTAAATGTGGTTGGAAGATGGATTATGATCCTTCCACTCTTTACAGAGTGGAAGTTCATAAGAAGCCTGATCCTAATTTATGGGACAAG cCTCCAAGGAGAAACTGTTGCACAGTTCTCTCAACAAAAAAAGAAGGGACAGTGGCAATTGATGTTCATGAATGTGCAGAAGGCGAAACTATCGAAATTTGA